DNA from Halogeometricum sp. S1BR25-6:
AGTGATCGACTCGGACGGGATTGCCGCGGCGGCGACGGTGCTCGGGTTCGTGTTACCCGTCGTCCTGTTGCTCCTGTACGCGGGCGTCCACGTCGCGACGAGTCTCCAAGCGTCTCTCGGAAGCCTGCCCGGCCCGATTCGGATGCTCATCCAGCGGTTCACCGGCATCCAGTCGCTCTCGGGCGCGCAGTGGCAGTCGCTCTCGCAACTGGTCTCGAACCCGCCGCGGTCGTTCAGCATGGACCAACAGACCGTCCAGACGGTACTCCAGCAGGGCACCGCCGTCCTCGGAACGGCGGTGAACGTGCTCTTGCACCTCGTCCTCGCGCTGGCGATGGCGTTCTACCTGCTCCGCGACGACGACGGCATCGTCGGGTGGTTCCACGACAACGTCGCGAGTAAGGAGTCGACCACGGGACAGTACATGGCCGCCGTCGACACCGACTTGGAGTCGCTGTACTTCGGCAACGTCCTGTTCGTCGTGGTCATGTCGGTCATCGCCGCGGCGGTCTACTACGGGACGAACATGCTGGCGCCGCAGGGTCTCTCCATCCCGATTCCGCTCGTCCTCGCGGTGCTGACCGGCGTGTCGAGTCTCATCCCGCTGGTGGTGAGCAAGGTCGTGTACGTCCCGATAGCGGCGTACCTCGCCCTCTCGTCGATACAGACGCCCGGAAACCAACTCGCGTTCGTGGGCGGCTTCCTCGTGGTCTGTCTCGCGGTGTTGGACCTCGCGCCGCAGGGCGTCATCCAACCCTACATTACGGGTCGAAAGCTCCACCCGGGACTCCTGCTGTTCGCCTACATCCTCGGCCCTATCGTCTGGGGCTGGTACGGGTTCTTCCTGCTCCCCCTCGTCGTCGTCCTCGTCATCGAGGTGGTGCGGGTGACGTTCACCGACCTCGTCCACGGCGACTCGCTGACGCCGCACGTCGACGCCGCCCGGTCGCTCGGGACGACCGAACCGGCGGCGTTCTCCGAGGACGAGGACGCCGGCGACGGCGCGGACGAGAGGGCGACGGACGACGGATCGCCGAACGACTCCGACGGCGGACGCGGGTCGGGGTCGAACTCCCCTGGCGACGCCTGAGAACGACTCGGCACTGATTTACCGCCGGGGCGGCGACTGCGCCCCATGAAACAGGCCATCGTCGCCCGGGCGGACCTCGGCATGGGCCGCGGCAAACTCGCCGCGCAGGTCGCCCACGCCAGTCTCTCGGCGTACGAGGACACCGACCGAAAGGCGCGGACGGAGTGGAAGGGTTCCGGACAGAAGAAGGTCGTTCTGAAGGCGAACGGCGAGGACGAACTGTTCCGTCTCGCGGACGACGCCGAGCGTCAGGGGCTCCCGCACGCCATCATCCGGGACGCGGGGCACACCCAGTTGGACCCGGGGACCGTAACCTGCCTCGCCGTGGGGCCGGGTCGGGACGAGTTGGTCGACAAGGTGACCGGCGACCTTTCGCTGTACTGAGTTCTCCCGACGGAAACCGCCGAACAACCACATCTTGCGGCGAGGAATAGCCGAACGACTTACAACGCACCACCGCCGATACCTCGGCGATGAGGGACTTCGCGGCGTCCGACTCGCAGTCGCTTCTCCAGATACTGGAGAACGTCAACGACGTCATCACGGTCCGGGACGCCGAGACCGGCGAGACGCTGGCGGTCAGCGGCGCCGTTGAGGAGGTGTACGGCTACACCCCCGAGGAGTTCCGCGACCTACCCATCGAAGCCTACAGCGCCGGCCCGCCGGAGTACTCCGAGGACCGCGCCCACGAACTAATCGAGGAGGCGAAGCGGACGGGGGAGAGCACGTTCGAGTGGAAGGCCAAACGCGCCGACGGCACCGAGTTCTGGGTCGACATCGACATCTCGAAGACCGACATCGACGGTCGGGCGGTGCTCGTGAGCGTCATCCGCGACGTGACCGACCGCAAGGAGCACGAACTCGAACTCGAACGGTACAAACGACTCGTCTCGCTCATCTCCGACCCGGTGTTCACGTTCGACGGAGAGGACCGCATCGACTACGTGAACGAGGCGACGCTGGATCTGACCGGCTACTCGCGCGAGGAACTGATCGGCGCGCACCCGACGAAACTGGCGCTCAGTTCCACGACGTCGCGCGAACACCTCGAGGCCATCCACGGCCTCCAGGGGTCCGAACAGGACTCGGTCCGTCTGGAGGGGACTATCACCCGCGCGGACGGGAGCGAGCGCACCGTCGAATCGCACATGGCGCTGTTGCCCCCGCGGGGCGACGCGTCGTTCGGCGGCGCGGTCGGCGTCGCCCGCGACATCACCCGCCGGAAACACCGAGAGGAGAAACTCGAACGGTTCGCCAGCGTGCTCAGCCACGACCTGCGAAACCCGCTGAACGCCGCGATGGCGCAGTTGACGCTCCTTCGGGAGGTCGAGGGCTGCGACAACGAGTACGTCGACACGCTGGAGGACCTGACCGACCGGATGGCCGAGATAATCGACGACGTGCTGACGCTAGCCCGCGAGGGCCGGTACGTCACCGACCCCGAGACGTTCCCGCTCTCGGCGGCCGTCGAGGAGGCGTGGAACACCGTCGATTCCCCCGCGGCCACCCTCGTCGTCGCCGACGACCTCGGGGTCGTCGAGGGCGACAGGCGGCGCGTCCGCCGCCTCTTAGAGAACCTCTTCGACAACGCGACCCGCCACGGCGGGGAGACGGTCACCGTCACGGTCGACCGCCTCGACGACGGGTTCGCCGTCACCGACGACGGACCGGGCATCCCCGCCGAGGAGCGCGAGGACGTGTTCGAGTACGGCTACTCGACGGCGGACGACGGAACGGGCTTCGGACTCAACATCGTCGCCGAGATAGTCGACGCCCACGACTGGGACGTCGCCGTCTCCGAGGGCGACGACGGCGGCGCCCGCTTCGAGGTCACCGGCGTGTCCGACTGACGGACCGAATTGAACTCAGGGACCGCGAACCGAGAACCGAGACCGAGACCGGAGGGACCTTACCCGCCCGAGCGAAACGCCGAGCAACCGGAGACACAGATGCGCGAGGCTCACTCACTCGAACGGCGCGTCGGCATCGACTACTACGCGAGCGACGCCGAGGGCACGGGCGGCCGCCTCCGCGTCGACCCCGAGGACTTCCGCGTCCGCGAGGTGGAGGCGATGGACCCCGTCGACGTCGACGCCGACCCCGGCGACTACCCGCACCTCCTCCTGCGCGCGACGCTCCGCGAGTGGGATACGAACGACTTCGCGCGCCGCCTCTCGGACGCGATGGGCATCAGCCGCGAACGCGTCGCGTGGGCGGGCACGAAGGACAAGTACGCCGTCACGACACAGTTGTTCTCGGTTCGGGACGCCGACCCCGAGGCGATTCCCGACGTGCGCGACGCGGAGATAGACGTACTCGGACGAGTCGGGCGCGACCTCGGATTCGGTGACCTGGCGGGCAACGACTTCGAGGTGCGCGTCCGCGACGCCGACGACCCGGAGAACGCCGCCGCGGTGACGGCCGACCTGACCGAGTTCCTGACCGGCGAGCGCAGCGACGACCCCGCGGGCGAGACGGCCGCCGTCGCCGTCCCCAACTACTTCGGCCACCAGCGCTTCGGCAGTCGTCGACCAGTCACGCACGTCGTCGGCCTGCACGTCGCCCGCGGCGAGTGGCGCGAGGCCGTCCTCGCCTACGTCGGCAACCCCGCCGAGGCCGAACCCGAGGGAACCCGCGAGGCCCGACGGTTCGTCGACGAACAGGCCGACTCCGAGAGCCCCGACTGGCGGGCCTGCTTGGAGGAGATGCCGCACCGCCTGCGCTACGAGCGGTCGATGCTGCACCGCCTCGCCGAGGACGGCGCCGAGACGGAGGAGGAGTGGCGGCACGCCCTCGAAGCGGTGCCCAGAAACCTCCAGCGCCTGTTCGTCAACGCCGCGCAGTCGTACGCGTTCAACCGCATCATTTCGGAGCGTCTGGAACGGGGACTCCCGCTGACCGAACCCGTCGAGGGCGACGTGGTCTGCTTCGCCGACCGCGACGTGCCGGACCGCCTCTACCGCGCGGACCCCGACCGGACCCAAGTCGCGACGGGGCGCCGCGTCGACGTGATGGCCCGCCACTGCGAACGCGGCCGGGCGTTCGTCACCGCGCCCCTCGTCGGCACCGACACCGAGTTGGCCGACGGCGAACCCGGCGAGGTGGAACGCGCGGTGCTCGACGAACTCGACCTTGACCCCTCGGACTTCGAGTTGCCCGGCGAGTTCGACTCCTCGGGGACGCGGCGGGCCGTCCTCCTGCGGACCGACGTCGAGACGACCGTCGACGCCGACGCGGACGCCTACGAACTCGACTTCTCGCTGCCCTCGGGGTCGTACGCGACCGTGCTTCTCAGGGAGTTCCTGAAAGCGACGCCGACCGACCTCTGATTCGGGCCAAGCGGAACAATCGCGCTTTTATGCAACCGCCCGCTCTTGTTCGTATGGACTGCGGGCGGTGCGGCACGCCGTTGGAGAAGCCGGGAGACTACTGTCTGACGTGCAACACCGCCAACTGCGACACCGTCGTCGCCGTCCTCGACCGGGACCGCGCGACGCTGACGATGCTGGACGACGAAGAGGTGGTGGCGACGACGACGGTGACGACTATCCCCGAGGACGGCGAGGAGGCGAAGGTGGTCGAACTGCGGAACTTCGCGGGCCTCGTCGCCGACGAGATACGGCGCAAGCGCCCCGAGGAGGTGTACGCCGCGGGCGACCGGGACGTACTCCGCGAGACCCGCGCGCAGGTGCACCACGAGTTCTACCGCGTCGCCGGCGAGGACCCCGTCGAACGCGTACTCGAACGCCGCGGAGAGCGTTCGCTGGAAGTCGTCGAGACGCCGCCGCGCGAGAAACTGGGCGGGTCGCACTCGACGCTCATCGGCGACCGGAAGGGCAGACGCGCCATCGGCGTCGTCGCCGACCACCCGCACGTGAAGAAGGTCATCCCCGGCCCCATCGACGCCGGGGGGATGGGGTCCCAGAAGGGCCTCCGCGCGAAGGTGACGCGCGCAGACGCCAACGGCAACGTCCGTCTTCTTCTTCGAGACGGGTCGAGCGTGCAGGAGAACCGCATCGTCACCACCGCCATGGACAAAGAGACGGGCGAGTTCGTCCGCGAGGACCTGAACGAAGCGTTGCGCGAGGCGGAGTTACAGGACTAACGAAAAGCGCCGACGAATCGGTCTGCGAGTTCGGTACTCGCTGCGTCCGACCACTCGATGACATCGCTTCAGCGGCGATAGCTATCAATAAGCCATCTATATTGCGACCACAGCCATATTTCGGGGTGTGAACCGAGAATTGGCCGTACTACTGACTGCGTTGCTGGTCACGGCCGGTTGCATCTCCAGCCCCGCGTCACCGGACGCCGGAACAGCTGAGAGCAACGAGTCAACCGCCCGGTCGGGGGTAGAAACGACGAGCCGGATACCGTCCGGATACGTCGACGTGTCCATCGTAGGGACGGTCCCCGAGAACGCGACGACGGTGAACTCTACCGATAGCCGGATACGTAACGTGTCACAGATACAGGAAGCGTTGGACCGGGCGGAGGCGTCGCAGGGTAACGCCACGGTGTACGTTTCGGGGAGCGACGTGGGAGAGATTCAGGAGGCGCTGAACAGACTGCCCGGATACACCGGTCGCGAGGGCCCGTCCGGATACTACATCGAACACCGCGATGATACGTTCGTCGTCTATCTGGCGGTGGAACAGTAGGGCGACGGGATGGTCGCTCGCCGAATCGCCGCGACGTGTGACGAGTCGGACTCGCAGGGTTTATCCCGGTACCGCGGGTAGGAGGCGATACTATGGCCGAAAACAAAGCGCGACAGACGGGGAGCGCCGGACGCTTCGGCGCGCGCTACGGACGCGTCGCCCGCCGCCGCGTGAAGGAGATCGAAGCCGAGATGCGCAGCGCGAAGGTCGACGGCGAGGACGTCACCCGCGTCGGCACCGGCATCTGGAAGAACGAGAAGACGGGCGAGAAGTTCACCGGCGGCACGTACCGCCCCGAGACGCCCGGCGGCAAGCAGGTCCGCCGCTCCATCCGCGCCGCCCTCTCCAGCGACGGCGAGGAAGAGGACGACGAGTAATATATCACGCCCGACCACTACCTCTAACACACGATGAGCTACAAGTGTTCTCGGTGCAAGCGCGACGTCGAACTCGACGAGTACGGCGGCGTGCGGTGTCCGTACTGCGGCCACCGCGTGCTCCTGAAAGAGCGCGCACCGACCGTCAAGGAAGTCCCGGTCCGGTAACGACTCCGATTTTCGCTTCTCGCAGATGTCCCGCCGCCACGACGTGACGCTCTCGTTTCGCTACCCCGAGGAGCGGCGCGCGCGGGTCGTCGCCGAGAGCGTCCGCGTCGAAGAAGGGGAGATAGCCGACGCCCGTTCGTCCGCGTCGGTCGAACGCGACGGCCGGGTCGTTCGGGTCCGCGTGGAGGCGTCCGACCTCGTCGCCCTCCGGGCGGGCGTGAACACGTGGACCCGCCTCGTCGGAACGGCCGAAACGGTCTCCGAGCGGGCGGCGTAGGCTCGCGCGAGGGGGCCGCGAGCGGAGAATACTGGTCTTTTTCAGTCCGGGTCTCCTGGGACCCAGTATGCAGGGTAATCTACCGCCTGAAGCACAGGAGAAGCTCGAAGAACTGCAGGACCTTCAAGAGACCGCACAGAAGGTTTCCGCGCAGAAACAGCAGGCCGAGTCCACGCTCAACGAGTCGCAGACGGCCCTGGAAGCCCTCGACGACATCGACGAGGACACGCTCATGTACCGCGAAGTCGGCGAACTCCTCGTCGAGACGGAGTACGAGGCGGCCCACGACGACCTGAGCGAGAAGGTCGAGAGCCTCGAAGTCCGCGTCGAGCAGCTCCAGAAGCAAGAAGAGCGCGTCCAAGAGCAGTTCGAGGACCTCCAGAGCGAACTTCAGCAGATGCTGCAGGGCGGTGCCGGCGGCGCGGGCGGCGGCCCGATGGGCCCCGGCGGCGCGGGTGGCGCGTAAACGTATGCCCACGGACGCAGAAGTCGTCGAGACGGCCGCCGAGGCGGCCGAGGGCGTCATCTTCGCGCGGTACAAACAGTCCGAGGTCAAAGACTTCGACGTGACGGTGACGTTCGAGGACGGCGTCCTCGACGTCGACGTCTACGTCAACGCTCCCGCCGACGGGGAGTCCGACCCGGACGCCGTCGCCGACGAGGCGGCGCGGACCGCGCAGGACGCCGTCGACGAACTGTTCGCGGACGATGCGGATGCGGACGCAGACCCGGACGCGAACGCGGCGTAACTCGCGTTCGGACCTTTCTCACGTGCCGTTCTGTGACGAGTTCGCCCCCGAGCGACGCGTCCGGCCTCCCGAGGGTCGAAGGCGGTGCCAGCCTCGAACCCACGAGCGGGGCGGCGGAAGAAGACATACGTGACTGACCGTCGGCGAGCGAAAAGGACTGGTATACGCCGGCGCGGTCCGCTCAGTTGTCGAGCGTTCCGTCGTCGCGTTCGTAGGTGACGGTCAGCGTTCCCGCCGCCGGGTCTCTCGCGGCGTCCCGGAGCGTCTCGAACTCCCGCAGGAGCGCCGCCGCGTCGTCCGTCCCCTCCCGGACGCTTCGCGACTCCTCTCGAATCGTGTCGTAGACCTGCTCTAAGATGCGTCGGGCGGCGTAGGCGTCTGTTTTGGAGTCTATCTCGAAAACGGCCTCGTATCGTGACATTCGAATCGATTGGCGCGCCGAGGGCATAAGCGTCGCCGCGGCTTCCGGCGTCGACGGCTATCCGTCGTCACGTCCCCGCCCCGTCCGCACCGCTTCCGTCGTCGTCGGCGCGGCCGTCGTCGCTGTCGTCGTCGTCGGTTCCGTCCGGGTCGTC
Protein-coding regions in this window:
- a CDS encoding KEOPS complex subunit Pcc1; protein product: MSRRHDVTLSFRYPEERRARVVAESVRVEEGEIADARSSASVERDGRVVRVRVEASDLVALRAGVNTWTRLVGTAETVSERAA
- a CDS encoding DUF2103 domain-containing protein — protein: MDCGRCGTPLEKPGDYCLTCNTANCDTVVAVLDRDRATLTMLDDEEVVATTTVTTIPEDGEEAKVVELRNFAGLVADEIRRKRPEEVYAAGDRDVLRETRAQVHHEFYRVAGEDPVERVLERRGERSLEVVETPPREKLGGSHSTLIGDRKGRRAIGVVADHPHVKKVIPGPIDAGGMGSQKGLRAKVTRADANGNVRLLLRDGSSVQENRIVTTAMDKETGEFVREDLNEALREAELQD
- a CDS encoding DUF3194 domain-containing protein, whose product is MPTDAEVVETAAEAAEGVIFARYKQSEVKDFDVTVTFEDGVLDVDVYVNAPADGESDPDAVADEAARTAQDAVDELFADDADADADPDANAA
- a CDS encoding prefoldin subunit beta produces the protein MQGNLPPEAQEKLEELQDLQETAQKVSAQKQQAESTLNESQTALEALDDIDEDTLMYREVGELLVETEYEAAHDDLSEKVESLEVRVEQLQKQEERVQEQFEDLQSELQQMLQGGAGGAGGGPMGPGGAGGA
- a CDS encoding AI-2E family transporter: MKSFSSLSSESLMDRSRVGWWAYVLALGVVLGFVVYSFIGTFVLGIFAYYAARPLYGRISRVIDSDGIAAAATVLGFVLPVVLLLLYAGVHVATSLQASLGSLPGPIRMLIQRFTGIQSLSGAQWQSLSQLVSNPPRSFSMDQQTVQTVLQQGTAVLGTAVNVLLHLVLALAMAFYLLRDDDGIVGWFHDNVASKESTTGQYMAAVDTDLESLYFGNVLFVVVMSVIAAAVYYGTNMLAPQGLSIPIPLVLAVLTGVSSLIPLVVSKVVYVPIAAYLALSSIQTPGNQLAFVGGFLVVCLAVLDLAPQGVIQPYITGRKLHPGLLLFAYILGPIVWGWYGFFLLPLVVVLVIEVVRVTFTDLVHGDSLTPHVDAARSLGTTEPAAFSEDEDAGDGADERATDDGSPNDSDGGRGSGSNSPGDA
- the pth2 gene encoding peptidyl-tRNA hydrolase Pth2, with product MKQAIVARADLGMGRGKLAAQVAHASLSAYEDTDRKARTEWKGSGQKKVVLKANGEDELFRLADDAERQGLPHAIIRDAGHTQLDPGTVTCLAVGPGRDELVDKVTGDLSLY
- a CDS encoding DNA-directed RNA polymerase subunit P, producing the protein MSYKCSRCKRDVELDEYGGVRCPYCGHRVLLKERAPTVKEVPVR
- the truD gene encoding tRNA pseudouridine(13) synthase TruD, which gives rise to MREAHSLERRVGIDYYASDAEGTGGRLRVDPEDFRVREVEAMDPVDVDADPGDYPHLLLRATLREWDTNDFARRLSDAMGISRERVAWAGTKDKYAVTTQLFSVRDADPEAIPDVRDAEIDVLGRVGRDLGFGDLAGNDFEVRVRDADDPENAAAVTADLTEFLTGERSDDPAGETAAVAVPNYFGHQRFGSRRPVTHVVGLHVARGEWREAVLAYVGNPAEAEPEGTREARRFVDEQADSESPDWRACLEEMPHRLRYERSMLHRLAEDGAETEEEWRHALEAVPRNLQRLFVNAAQSYAFNRIISERLERGLPLTEPVEGDVVCFADRDVPDRLYRADPDRTQVATGRRVDVMARHCERGRAFVTAPLVGTDTELADGEPGEVERAVLDELDLDPSDFELPGEFDSSGTRRAVLLRTDVETTVDADADAYELDFSLPSGSYATVLLREFLKATPTDL
- a CDS encoding PAS domain-containing sensor histidine kinase; translated protein: MRDFAASDSQSLLQILENVNDVITVRDAETGETLAVSGAVEEVYGYTPEEFRDLPIEAYSAGPPEYSEDRAHELIEEAKRTGESTFEWKAKRADGTEFWVDIDISKTDIDGRAVLVSVIRDVTDRKEHELELERYKRLVSLISDPVFTFDGEDRIDYVNEATLDLTGYSREELIGAHPTKLALSSTTSREHLEAIHGLQGSEQDSVRLEGTITRADGSERTVESHMALLPPRGDASFGGAVGVARDITRRKHREEKLERFASVLSHDLRNPLNAAMAQLTLLREVEGCDNEYVDTLEDLTDRMAEIIDDVLTLAREGRYVTDPETFPLSAAVEEAWNTVDSPAATLVVADDLGVVEGDRRRVRRLLENLFDNATRHGGETVTVTVDRLDDGFAVTDDGPGIPAEEREDVFEYGYSTADDGTGFGLNIVAEIVDAHDWDVAVSEGDDGGARFEVTGVSD
- a CDS encoding 50S ribosomal protein L37ae — protein: MAENKARQTGSAGRFGARYGRVARRRVKEIEAEMRSAKVDGEDVTRVGTGIWKNEKTGEKFTGGTYRPETPGGKQVRRSIRAALSSDGEEEDDE